A part of Nitrospira sp. genomic DNA contains:
- a CDS encoding DUF2470 domain-containing protein: MSSSRQHNSGPDSEGPDVPEPSHAERARTLVYLQHTGSLSTLSRKQPGWPFGSVMPYGLDAQGQPVFLISTMAMHTQNLLGDPRASLLVTSPESRTDPLGAARVTLMGSVTKVPKEENAEVRACYLDRHANASYWVDYQDFGFFRMALAEIYFVGGFGSMGWVMPADYIAAAVDPLADASSNLIRELNTEQAETLLALARALGDVEAQQATVTALDRLGFHLRLTTPGRMQGGRVAFARPVRTEAEVRASLAGLAAQVNAGLPVLHSL; this comes from the coding sequence ATGTCCTCATCACGACAACATAACAGCGGGCCGGATTCAGAGGGTCCTGATGTTCCTGAACCCTCCCATGCTGAGCGGGCGAGGACGCTGGTGTATTTACAACACACAGGCAGTCTTTCGACACTCTCGCGCAAGCAGCCGGGTTGGCCCTTCGGGTCGGTGATGCCTTACGGATTGGATGCTCAGGGGCAACCGGTCTTTCTGATCAGCACGATGGCGATGCATACGCAGAACCTCCTGGGCGATCCACGCGCCAGCTTATTGGTGACTTCGCCGGAAAGTAGGACGGATCCCCTTGGGGCGGCCAGGGTCACGTTGATGGGCTCTGTGACCAAGGTGCCGAAGGAGGAGAACGCCGAGGTTCGCGCCTGCTATCTGGACCGCCATGCCAACGCCTCCTACTGGGTGGACTACCAAGATTTTGGTTTCTTCCGCATGGCCCTCGCGGAGATCTACTTTGTCGGAGGGTTTGGATCGATGGGCTGGGTGATGCCGGCTGATTATATCGCGGCAGCCGTAGACCCGCTTGCTGATGCATCCTCGAATCTGATCCGCGAGCTCAATACCGAGCAAGCGGAGACGTTGTTGGCGCTGGCCCGTGCATTAGGCGATGTGGAGGCGCAGCAGGCGACGGTGACCGCATTGGATCGGCTCGGGTTTCATCTTCGGTTGACCACTCCTGGCCGGATGCAGGGCGGGCGTGTGGCATTTGCCCGTCCAGTGCGCACCGAAGCAGAAGTCAGAGCCAGCTTGGCCGGCCTGGCCGCTCAGGTGAACGCCGGACTCCCAGTCCTGCATTCGCTCTAG